A single genomic interval of Helianthus annuus cultivar XRQ/B chromosome 13, HanXRQr2.0-SUNRISE, whole genome shotgun sequence harbors:
- the LOC110897626 gene encoding uncharacterized protein LOC110897626 → MAWEWKEEYLDMILVPLGFLILCIYHLFLLYRYRKQPNLTAIGYENHNKKAWVEKMLLMDVKDRGVAQSVLSGHLSASTTMSSISLVLCSFIGALLGNSSDNFLTSRFILGNSSESISTIKYIAILSFFLLAFACFVQTTRHFVHGCFLISMPTGDVPVGCIQKAVLRGNNFWIVGLRALYVAAILLLWIFGPIPMLVGSVATVIVLYLLDINKDPMIQYKHNMDGNGNGNGNGGILLKNNEQELTSVVESFEHNERQ, encoded by the exons ATGGCTTGGGAATGGAAGGAAGAATACCTGGATATGATCCTGGTGCCATTAGGGTTCTTGATCTTGTGCATCTATCATCTCTTTTTGCTCTACAGGTACCGCAAACAACCTAATCTCACTGCAATCGGCTACGAGAACCACAACAAGAAGGCCTGGGTTGAGAAAATGCTATTG ATGGATGTTAAAGATAGAGGAGTTGCACAGTCAGTTCTTAGCGGCCATTTATCGGCCTCAACTACGATGAGCTCAATTTCTCTAGTGCTATGCTCTTTTATAGGAGCATTACTTGGAAACTCATCTGATAACTTTCTTACAAGCAGATTTATCTTAGGGAACTCAAGTGAATCCATCAGCACCATCAAATACATAGCTATTTTATCTTTCTTTTTACTGGCCTTTGCTTGTTTTGTACAAACTACAAGACACTTTGTGCATGGGTGTTTCCTCATAAGCATGCCCACTGGCGATGTTCCGGTGGGTTGCATCCAGAAGGCGGTGTTAAGAGGAAACAACTTCTGGATAGTCGGATTGCGAGCACTTTATGTTGCAGCCATTTTGCTTCTATGGATTTTTGGCCCGATTCCTATGTTGGTTGGTTCAGTAGCTACAGTGATAGTTTTGTATTTGCTGGATATCAATAAAGACCCCATGATTCAGTATAAACATAACATGgatggtaatggtaatggtaatggtaatggtgGTATCCTTTTGAAGAATAATGAGCAGGAATTAACTTCTGTGGTTGAGTCTTTTGAACACAATGAAAGACAATAA